The Linepithema humile isolate Giens D197 chromosome 7, Lhum_UNIL_v1.0, whole genome shotgun sequence genome has a window encoding:
- the LOC105669974 gene encoding UDP-glucosyltransferase 2-like isoform X2, which produces MKLITSTLPIIVILWILATSNLASSKRLLIITPAPSYSHQIVFRALCLALNKRGHEIVVLTPNTLNDPSLTNYTEIDFGFEYEKIDDTDLSQTRWNLTQLGGLKTRLLKLGHGIAEDVLSHPDLMKYYENRTNQQFDAVIAEMIMTPAIYLLAHKFNAPLIGIMSMDLQNCHRFNFGSPVLPSHASNWELESKTGLNVSFWRRLVNFFNTWWHIYSWFNNFANRQQKIAEKYFGKDIPHVVDVAKNMSLILINQEPLLAYARPEIPNIVHFSGLHILKTPPSLSKDLKSFLDNATNGFIYMSLGTNVKSKLLPKKALEIFTNAFADLPYKVLWKFEDNNLRVSPNIFISKWIPQQGVLAHPNIKLFIYQGGLQSTEEAVHYAVPLIGIPFVFDQVYQVMKMVSLGVAKHLDIVRLTTPELRDTILEVAGDKGYKDRMLKLRALTKDKPYDSLENVIWWIEFVMRHNGAPHLRFNGVDAAWYQQFDLDVIVFLTIVTFSVLCILLVITKRVLISLYTRYEMGTRCAFRKFVTKKLKSK; this is translated from the exons ATGAAACTAATTACTAGTACGTTGCCGATTATTGTGATTCTATGGATTCTGGCTACGAGTAATCTAGCATCTAGCAAGAGACTATTGATCATTACTCCGGCTCCATCCTATAGTCATCAGATAGTATTTCGGGCACTATGTCTCGCTTTGAACAAACGGGGACACGAGATAGTAGTATTAACTCCTAATACCTTGAATGATCCTAGCTTAACTAACTATACGGAAATAGACTTTGGTTTTGAATACGAGAAGATCGATGATACTGATTTGAGTCAGACTCGTTGGAATCTCACGCAGCTGGGAGGATTAAAGACGAGATTGCTGAAGCTCGGACACGGCATTGCAGAGGATGTCCTCAGTCATCCTGATCTCATGAAGTATTATGAGAATAGAACTAATCAGCAATTCGACGCGGTAATAGCGGAGATGATTATGACACCTGCAATCTACTTACTGGCGCACAAATTTAACGCTCCTTTAATAG GTATTATGTCTATGGACTTGCAAAACTGCCATCGTTTTAATTTCGGCAGCCCTGTGCTGCCATCGCATGCCTCAAATTGGGAGCTCGAAAGTAAGACGGGATTAAATGTCTCATTTTGGAGGCGATTGGTGAACTTTTTTAACACTTGGTGGCATATATACTCATGGTTTAATAATTTCGCGAACCGGCAACAAAAAATCGCCGAAAAATATTTCGGCAAGGATATCCCGCATGTAGTCGACGTTGCGAAGAACATGAGTCTCATTCTGATCAATCAAGAACCGTTGCTCGCCTACGCGAGACCCGAAATACCTAACATTGTTCACTTCAGCGGCCTACACATCCTGAAAACACCGCCGTCATTATCAAAG GATTTAAAAAGCTTCCTGGATAACGCGACAAATGGCTTCATTTACATGAGTCTGGGAACTAACGTGAAAAGCAAATTACTGCCGAAGAAAGCACTAGAAATATTTACCAATGCCTTTGCCGACTTGCCGTACAAAGTACTGTGGAAATTTGAGGACAATAATTTACGCGTGTCTCCTAACATTTTTATCTCGAAATGGATCCCGCAGCAGGGTGTACTGG CTCATCCAAACATCAAGCTCTTCATTTATCAAGGCGGCCTGCAGAGTACCGAAGAAGCAGTTCACTACGCGGTCCCGCTCATAGGAATACCATTTGTCTTCGATCAGGTGTATCAAGTTATGAAAATGGTTTCTCTGGGAGTCGCAAAACACCTGGACATAGTCCGGCTTACGACGCCGGAACTGCGCGACACTATATTGGAAGTCGCCGGTGATAAGGG ATACAAAGATAGGATGTTGAAGCTACGTGCTCTCACAAAGGACAAGCCTTACGATAGTTTAGAGAACGTTATATGGTGGATCGAGTTCGTAATGCGTCACAACGGCGCGCCTCATTTACGTTTTAATGGAGTCGATGCCGCGTGGTATCAGCAATTCGATTTAGAcgttattgtatttttgacGATAGTaacattttcagttttatgTATCCTCTTAGTCATCACAAAACGAGTGTTGATATCGTTATATACACGTTACGAAATGGGCACTCGATGTGCGTTTCGTAAATTTGTAACGAAAAAGCTAAAAtcgaaataa
- the LOC105669974 gene encoding UDP-glucosyltransferase 2-like isoform X1 — protein MYITRLPRRAEFSRNASLRQNQPYNKLFLRCNSDHNKTDLKVFSSDFFCRNFSSQLDDYYRTGSYTFSVDTMKLITSTLPIIVILWILATSNLASSKRLLIITPAPSYSHQIVFRALCLALNKRGHEIVVLTPNTLNDPSLTNYTEIDFGFEYEKIDDTDLSQTRWNLTQLGGLKTRLLKLGHGIAEDVLSHPDLMKYYENRTNQQFDAVIAEMIMTPAIYLLAHKFNAPLIGIMSMDLQNCHRFNFGSPVLPSHASNWELESKTGLNVSFWRRLVNFFNTWWHIYSWFNNFANRQQKIAEKYFGKDIPHVVDVAKNMSLILINQEPLLAYARPEIPNIVHFSGLHILKTPPSLSKDLKSFLDNATNGFIYMSLGTNVKSKLLPKKALEIFTNAFADLPYKVLWKFEDNNLRVSPNIFISKWIPQQGVLAHPNIKLFIYQGGLQSTEEAVHYAVPLIGIPFVFDQVYQVMKMVSLGVAKHLDIVRLTTPELRDTILEVAGDKGYKDRMLKLRALTKDKPYDSLENVIWWIEFVMRHNGAPHLRFNGVDAAWYQQFDLDVIVFLTIVTFSVLCILLVITKRVLISLYTRYEMGTRCAFRKFVTKKLKSK, from the exons ATGTACATAACACGTTTGCCTCGTCGTGCAGAATTTAGTCGGAACGCGTCTCTTCGACAGAATCAACCATACAATAAACTGTTCTTGCGCTGTAATAGTGATCATAATAAAACTGATTTAAAAGTTTTCTCAAGTGATTTTTTCTGTCGTAATTTCTCAAGTCAATTGGATGATTACTATCGCACAGGCTCATATACTTTTAGTGTCGATAC CATGAAACTAATTACTAGTACGTTGCCGATTATTGTGATTCTATGGATTCTGGCTACGAGTAATCTAGCATCTAGCAAGAGACTATTGATCATTACTCCGGCTCCATCCTATAGTCATCAGATAGTATTTCGGGCACTATGTCTCGCTTTGAACAAACGGGGACACGAGATAGTAGTATTAACTCCTAATACCTTGAATGATCCTAGCTTAACTAACTATACGGAAATAGACTTTGGTTTTGAATACGAGAAGATCGATGATACTGATTTGAGTCAGACTCGTTGGAATCTCACGCAGCTGGGAGGATTAAAGACGAGATTGCTGAAGCTCGGACACGGCATTGCAGAGGATGTCCTCAGTCATCCTGATCTCATGAAGTATTATGAGAATAGAACTAATCAGCAATTCGACGCGGTAATAGCGGAGATGATTATGACACCTGCAATCTACTTACTGGCGCACAAATTTAACGCTCCTTTAATAG GTATTATGTCTATGGACTTGCAAAACTGCCATCGTTTTAATTTCGGCAGCCCTGTGCTGCCATCGCATGCCTCAAATTGGGAGCTCGAAAGTAAGACGGGATTAAATGTCTCATTTTGGAGGCGATTGGTGAACTTTTTTAACACTTGGTGGCATATATACTCATGGTTTAATAATTTCGCGAACCGGCAACAAAAAATCGCCGAAAAATATTTCGGCAAGGATATCCCGCATGTAGTCGACGTTGCGAAGAACATGAGTCTCATTCTGATCAATCAAGAACCGTTGCTCGCCTACGCGAGACCCGAAATACCTAACATTGTTCACTTCAGCGGCCTACACATCCTGAAAACACCGCCGTCATTATCAAAG GATTTAAAAAGCTTCCTGGATAACGCGACAAATGGCTTCATTTACATGAGTCTGGGAACTAACGTGAAAAGCAAATTACTGCCGAAGAAAGCACTAGAAATATTTACCAATGCCTTTGCCGACTTGCCGTACAAAGTACTGTGGAAATTTGAGGACAATAATTTACGCGTGTCTCCTAACATTTTTATCTCGAAATGGATCCCGCAGCAGGGTGTACTGG CTCATCCAAACATCAAGCTCTTCATTTATCAAGGCGGCCTGCAGAGTACCGAAGAAGCAGTTCACTACGCGGTCCCGCTCATAGGAATACCATTTGTCTTCGATCAGGTGTATCAAGTTATGAAAATGGTTTCTCTGGGAGTCGCAAAACACCTGGACATAGTCCGGCTTACGACGCCGGAACTGCGCGACACTATATTGGAAGTCGCCGGTGATAAGGG ATACAAAGATAGGATGTTGAAGCTACGTGCTCTCACAAAGGACAAGCCTTACGATAGTTTAGAGAACGTTATATGGTGGATCGAGTTCGTAATGCGTCACAACGGCGCGCCTCATTTACGTTTTAATGGAGTCGATGCCGCGTGGTATCAGCAATTCGATTTAGAcgttattgtatttttgacGATAGTaacattttcagttttatgTATCCTCTTAGTCATCACAAAACGAGTGTTGATATCGTTATATACACGTTACGAAATGGGCACTCGATGTGCGTTTCGTAAATTTGTAACGAAAAAGCTAAAAtcgaaataa